The Nitrospirota bacterium nucleotide sequence TCCCGGCCTGGCGCTGCAGCCAGCGGACGTACTTGATGATCTGATCCACGTCGTCCGGCGTGGCCCCCTCCACCTTCGGCATGTCGCCGAAATTCCAGTGGTGGGCGCGGACCCCGTTGGCCGCGGCCCGGTGGAAGGCCGGGTCTCCGTGGTGATTCGGCTCGTAGATCTTGTGGACCAGCGGGGGACCCTGTTTCGTTCCGACGCCCCGCTCGCCGTGGCAGCGGGCGCAGAACGTGTTGAACTTGGCCTCGCCCGTCCGGACTTCCTTGGGCACCGCCGCCGGGCCGGCGCCCGCGAGCAAGCCGAGGAGCAGCAACCCGCCCAGCCCCCAGCCGAGCAGCCCCGCGTTCGCCGACCGTCGCTTCCGCATGACCATCACCGGGGCTGGCTCCCGCCGCGCTTGTCCGGCCGGTCCTGCGCGCCGAACTCCTCGCGCAGCATCCGCTTCGTCCGCCCGGCCGTGAAATACCGGTACAGGCGGGCCGAGATCGGCACCAGCGCGATCAGCGCGATCGTCAGGTACATGAAGAATTCTTCGGGCGACACGCTCACGCTCTCCGCTCAGGGCGCGGCGTAGGCGACGGGGTCCACCGCGCCCGCGGCCCTGAACCCTTCCCGCCGGATGCGGCAACTGTCGCAACGGCCGCAGGCGGTCCCGTCTGGGGCCGGATCGTAGCAGCTATGGGTCAAGTGGAACGGGACGTTGAGCGCCAGGCCCGTTCGGATGATCTCCGCCTTGGTCATGGACAGGAGCGGCGCCCGAATCTCGATGCGCTGGCCCTCGACCCCGGCCTTCGTCCCCAACCGCGCGACCTCCTCGAAGGCGCGGAGATAGTCGGGACGGCAATCGGGATATCCGGAATAGTCGAGGACGTTCGCCCCGAAATAGACCCGCGACGCGCCGAGCGACTCCGCATAGGCCAACGCCAGGGCCAGAAAAATCGTGTTGCGGGCCGGGACGTAGGTGACGGGGATGGCCTGCCGGCGCTCCGCGTCCGACCGGTCTTTCGGCACCGCCAGGTCCCCGGTGAGCGCGGAGCCCCCGATCGGCCGGAGGTCAACCTCCAGCACCAGATGCCCGGCGGCCCCGAGAGCCTCGCCCACCGCGCGGGCGCGGCCGACCTCGACGGAATGGCGCTGACCGTAGGAGATCGTCAGGAGATAGAGCTGGCAGCCGTCCTGCCTGGCGAGAGCCGCCGTGACCGTGGAGTCGAGCCCGCCGCTGGACAGCACCACGGCCTTCATGGAACAACGATGAGCGACGAAGCTATTCCCGCTCTTCCTCTTTTTCGATCTTCTCGATCAGCTCCGCCTTGGACTGGCAATTCACGCACAGCTTGGCGAAGGGGACCGCGGCCAGCCGCTTCTCGCTGATCTCGACCCCGCACTCGGCGCAGAGGCCGTAGGTGCCCTCCGCCAGCCTGGTCAGGGCCTCGTCGATCATCTGCCGCTTGCGGTTCTGCATCTCCAGGAGCGAGATGCCGAGCTCCCGCTCGAGATCCATCATCGCCTGGTCCCCCACGTCCATCGCCGCTTCCAGCCGGCGCTGCTGGTCCTCGGTCAGCGAATGGCCCAACGAGTCGCCGATCTCCCGCAGGACCTCCTCGCGCTTCTGCATCAGCATCCGGTGCAGCGTCTCGCGGCGCTGGTCCGCCTGCTTGGATCTCGCTCCAGCCTTGTCCTTCGGCGTTCCGTCCGTTCGCAGTCCACGGGACCCGTTGGACCGCACGGACGGGGAGGATTTCTTGCCGTCCGGGCTCGGGCTTTTGACACGAGCCCGGTCCGCGGCCTTCTGGCTCGATTTCGCCTTCTTGGTGCTCTTGACCTTGCCGGGCATCCGCGCGAACCCCCTTGTGTGGGACGCAATCCCTAAAAAGGTCGCTATTCTTATCACGGCAACCTGGCTTTGACAAGTCCCCGCGCAAGAGCGGAAGCGCGGCGCGCGGCAGCCGCGGCGAGACCGGCGGAACGATCGGCGGATGGTGGGAGAAACCGTCAGGAATAGGTGATCATGGAATGCACCGGACAACCGTTGAGCTTGTCGCGCCCCTTGAGCCCCAGCAGCTCGACCAGCACCACCAAGCCCACGATCTCGCCGCCGAGCTGACGGATCAGGTTCACGGCGGCGGCGGCGGTGCCCCCCGTGGCCAGCAGGTCGTCCACGATCAGCACCCGCTCGCCCATCTCAATCGCGTCGCGATGGATCGCCAGCGAATTGGAGCCGTACTCCAGGTTGTATTTCACCTCGAAGGTGTCGGCGGGCAGCTTGCCGGGTTTCCTGATCGGCACGAACCCCGCTCCGATGTGGTAGGCGAGCGGGCTCCCGAGAATGAACCCGCGCGACTCGATCCCGACGATCTTCGTGACGCCCTGTTGACGGTACCGGGCGGTGAGCTCGTCCTGGATCGCCCGGAACGCCCGCGCGTCTTTGAGCAGGGTGGTGATGTCGTAGAAGAGAATGCCCGGCTTGGGGAAGTCCGGAACCTGACGGATCAGCGACTTGTAATCCATGGTCGTCAACCTTTCTGCTTCCGGCGAGCCCGGCCGTCGGTCGTGACGCCGCCGGCGGCCGGCGCGCTCCCGGTCAATACCAGATCGTGAACCCGACGTGACGGCCGGTCGGCGGCTCCCACTGGACGGCGACATCCCTGACCCGGGAGGCCGGCGGACCGGCGCGGAGCGACTCGACGAACGCTTCCACGACGGACCGCTCTCCCTCCACCTGCACCTCGACCCGCCCGTCGTCCAGATTCCGCACGCCTCCCGCCAAACCCAGCAACGAGGCCTGGGCCCGGGCAAAGGCGCGGTAGCCGACTCCCTGCACGCACCCGCTGACCCAGACGCAAGCCCTGATCCGCGAACCGGAATCGGTCATGGTTGAAGGACCGTGAAGCGGTGCATGGCAGGGATGTGTCACTGAAGTTGACTCAACCGCGGCCAGGAAGACTCAGGGATCAACGGAAACACTGGCGGTGTTGTTCCGGCGGAAGACCTTTCGCACTCTCTTGCAGAACCCCAGAAGCCGCTGAGGTCTTCTACTCCCGCGCCAAGAATGATTGGATGGCGCTCGACTATGCTTAATCGGAGAAAGATCTACGCCAAGGGCCCTTATCCGACCGCCAAGAACTATTTTCTACGGCGGTCGGTACTAGCAAGCTTACTGAGGCAAACCACCTCTCCGCCCGCATCTGATCGAAGCGGGCGGCTTAGCAAGCTCGGTATGGTCGGGGCGAGAGGATTTGAACCTCCGACTCCCGCGTCCCGAACGCGGTGCGCTACCGGGCTGCGCTACGCCCCGATCCTCACACGACCACCGCCCGGTCAGACGAGCGGCTCATACGCCATCCCATGCGCCTCGGCCACGGCCTGGCACGTGACCCGCCCGCCGGCCACGTTGACTCCCCGCGCGAGCCCCGGATCGGAGCGGATCGCGCGCTCGACCCCGGCCGAAGCAATGCGGACTATAAAGGGTAGCGTCGCGTTGGTCAAGGCCAAAGTGGCGGTCCGCGGAACGATGCCCGGGATGTTCGGCACGCAGTAGTGCAGGACTC carries:
- a CDS encoding TraR/DksA family transcriptional regulator, which encodes MPGKVKSTKKAKSSQKAADRARVKSPSPDGKKSSPSVRSNGSRGLRTDGTPKDKAGARSKQADQRRETLHRMLMQKREEVLREIGDSLGHSLTEDQQRRLEAAMDVGDQAMMDLERELGISLLEMQNRKRQMIDEALTRLAEGTYGLCAECGVEISEKRLAAVPFAKLCVNCQSKAELIEKIEKEEERE
- the queC gene encoding 7-cyano-7-deazaguanine synthase QueC is translated as MKAVVLSSGGLDSTVTAALARQDGCQLYLLTISYGQRHSVEVGRARAVGEALGAAGHLVLEVDLRPIGGSALTGDLAVPKDRSDAERRQAIPVTYVPARNTIFLALALAYAESLGASRVYFGANVLDYSGYPDCRPDYLRAFEEVARLGTKAGVEGQRIEIRAPLLSMTKAEIIRTGLALNVPFHLTHSCYDPAPDGTACGRCDSCRIRREGFRAAGAVDPVAYAAP
- a CDS encoding adenine phosphoribosyltransferase, with the protein product MDYKSLIRQVPDFPKPGILFYDITTLLKDARAFRAIQDELTARYRQQGVTKIVGIESRGFILGSPLAYHIGAGFVPIRKPGKLPADTFEVKYNLEYGSNSLAIHRDAIEMGERVLIVDDLLATGGTAAAAVNLIRQLGGEIVGLVVLVELLGLKGRDKLNGCPVHSMITYS
- a CDS encoding cytochrome c, with the protein product MRKRRSANAGLLGWGLGGLLLLGLLAGAGPAAVPKEVRTGEAKFNTFCARCHGERGVGTKQGPPLVHKIYEPNHHGDPAFHRAAANGVRAHHWNFGDMPKVEGATPDDVDQIIKYVRWLQRQAGIM
- a CDS encoding acylphosphatase: MTDSGSRIRACVWVSGCVQGVGYRAFARAQASLLGLAGGVRNLDDGRVEVQVEGERSVVEAFVESLRAGPPASRVRDVAVQWEPPTGRHVGFTIWY